The following coding sequences lie in one Arachis stenosperma cultivar V10309 chromosome 5, arast.V10309.gnm1.PFL2, whole genome shotgun sequence genomic window:
- the LOC130979194 gene encoding uncharacterized oxidoreductase At4g09670-like produces MAEEAPPIRFGILGCAEVARKVSRAITLSPNATLYAVGSRSLDKATKFAASNGFPPHAKVYGSYEGVIDDPEVDAVYVPLPTSLHVQWAVLAAQKKKHLLLEKPVALNVHDLHKILEACESNGLQYMDATMWMHHPRTTQMFHFLSDPQQFGHLQSVHATSTYTVSPYFLEKDIRVKPDLDALGALGDTGWYCVRAILWASNYELPKLARALHKPTYNDAGVILACAASLSWEDDKVATFYCSFFTNVSMDIIVMGTKGSLRVHDYIIPNQEKEARFSTSSNSNWLELSLGWAPNPSDIVVYNDLPQEVHMVKEFACLVGAIKYNNSKPEDTWPIISRKTQLVIDAVKTSIDNGLEPVEIKG; encoded by the exons ATGGCAGAAGAAGCACCACCAATACGATTTGGGATACTTGGGTGTGCTGAGGTCGCAAGGAAGGTGTCAAGGGCCATAACCCTCTCCCCCAACGCCACCCTCTACGCCGTCGGAAGCCGCTCTCTCGACAAGGCCACCAAGTTCGCTGCCTCCAACGGCTTCCCACCCCATGCTAAG GTTTATGGATCATACGAAGGTGTTATAGATGACCCTGAAGTTGATGCTGTGTACGTGCCACTTCCAACAAGCTTGCACGTGCAGTGGGCTGTGCTTGCTgctcagaagaagaagcactTGCTGCTTGAGAAGCCTGTGGCTCTCAACGTTCATGATCTTCACAAGATTTTGGAGGCGTGTGAATCCAACGGTTTGCAGTACATGGATGCTACCATGTGGATGCACCACCCTAGGACCACTCAAATGTTTCACTTCCTCTCAGATCCTCAACAGTTCGGTCACCTTCAATCG GTACATGCAACTTCTACCTATACAGTTAGTCCTTATTTTCTAGAGAAGGATATTCGTGTGAAGCCAGACCTTGATGCTCTTGGAGCACTTGGTGACACTGGTTGGTATTGTGTGAGAGCAATTTTATGGGCTTCAAATTATGAGTTACCTAAATTAGCAAGAGCATTGCACAAACCCACATACAATGATGCTGGTGTCATTCTAGCTTGTGCTGCTTCTTTATCTTGGGAAGATGACAAAGTAGCAACATTCTATTGTTCCTTTTTTACGAATGTGTCTATGGATATTATTGTAATGGGGACAAAAGGGTCATTGCGCGTTCATGATTATATTATCCCTAATCAAGAGAAAGAGGCCAGGTTTTCAACAAGCTCAAACTCTAATTGGCTGGAACTTTCTTTAGGTTGGGCTCCAAATCCAAGTGATATTGTAGTTTACAATGATCTCCCTCAAGAAGTACATATGGTGAAGGAATTTGCATGTTTGGTAGGGGCAATTAAGTACAATAACTCAAAACCGGAGGACACGTGGCCAATAATTAGTAGGAAAACACAATTGGTCATAGATGCTGTGAAGACTTCAATTGACAATGGCCTTGAGCCTGTTGAAATTAAGGGTTAA
- the LOC130979729 gene encoding protein NUCLEAR FUSION DEFECTIVE 4-like, whose product MMLSGENGGARSKDFAVQVFTGRWFMVFSSFMIMSVSGASYMFSLYSREIKSSLGYDQSTLNLLSFFKDLGSNIGILSGLINEITPPYVVLTIGGVLNFFGYFIVWLAVSKKIAKPQIWTMCLYIFIGANSHCSTNTGALVTSVKNFPGVRGIVIGLLSGYLGLSAAIITQLYYAFYGSDTKSLLLLMAWLPTATAFLFLPFIRHHKGIQQKNDSKAFYNFLYMSLVLAVFLMIVIIVEKCFSFTQSEYYATTTVMLLLLVFLPLGVVVQEEHRIWKAKKHQQQLNCEDLPNPKPLNIITTEKPKEVTKPAQPSSSGSCWKDMFKAPNRGEDHTILQAIFNLDMLILFFATICGLGGNLTVVNNLSQIGTSLGYSPHSITTFVSLMAIWIYLGKIVQGVVSEFVITKFKIPRPFMLTSILLLSCVGHLLIAFNVPNGLYVASIVIGFCFGANWPILFSIISELFGLKYYSTLYNVGSIASPIGSYLLSVRVAGQFYDKEGLRQMAAMGLKRNPNEELNCNGAECYKLAFIIITAVCLFGALVSLILVYRTRELYKGDLYKKFREDSSTINTAETEMPMSQNKIVVEPAAN is encoded by the coding sequence atgATGTTGTCAGGTGAAAATGGTGGTGCAAGAAGCAAAGATTTTGCAGTCCAAGTGTTCACAGGAAGATGGTTCATGGTTTTCTCATCATTCATGATCATGTCGGTTTCAGGAGCAAGCTACATGTTCAGCCTCTACTCCAGAGAAATCAAATCATCATTGGGATATGACCAATCTACTCTCAATCTCTTAAGCTTTTTCAAGGACTTAGGCTCCAACATAGGCATTCTCTCTGGCCTAATCAATGAAATCACACCTCCTTATGTTGTCTTAACAATTGGTGGTGTCCTCAATTTCTTTGGCTACTTCATTGTATGGCTTGCTGTCAGCAAAAAGATTGCAAAGCCACAAATTTGGACCATGTGTTTGTACATTTTCATTGGAGCAAATTCACATTGTTCAACAAACACTGGTGCACTTGTCACAAGTGTTAAGAATTTCCCTGGTGTTAGAGGTATTGTTATAGGCCTTCTAAGTGGCTACCTTGGTTTGAGTGCTGCAATTATCACTCAATTGTACTATGCTTTCTATGGAAGTGACACAAAATCTCTTCTTTTACTCATGGCATGGCTACCAACTGCTAcagcttttctttttctaccaTTCATTAGGCACCATAAGGGTATTCAACAGAAGAATGATTCCAAGGCTTTCTATAACTTCCTTTACATGTCACTAGTCCTTGCAGTGTTCCTCATGATTGTAATCATAGTTGAAAAATGTTTCTCTTTCACTCAGAGTGAATATTATGCTACCACCACTGTGATGCTTCTCTTGCTTGTTTTTCTTCCACTTGGTGTTGTTGTTCAGGAAGAACACAGAATTTGGAAGGCCAAAAAACACCAACAACAATTGAATTGTGAAGATCTTCCAAATCCAAAGCCTTTGAATATCATAACTACAGAGAAGCCTAAAGAAGTGACCAAGCCTGCACAACCATCATCATCAGGATCTTGTTGGAAAGACATGTTCAAGGCACCAAACAGAGGTGAAGATCATACAATACTTCAAGCAATTTTCAATCTTGACATGCTGATTTTGTTCTTTGCTACTATATGTGGTCTAGGTGGCAACCTCACAGTTGTGAATAACTTGAGTCAAATTGGAACATCATTAGGATATTCCCCACATAGCATAACAACATTTGTTTCCCTTATGGCAATTTGGATCTACCTAGGTAAAATTGTGCAAGGTGTGGTCTCAGAATTTGTCATAACAAAATTCAAGATCCCTAGGCCTTTCATGTTAACATCAATACTTTTGTTGTCTTGTGTTGGTCACCTCTTAATTGCATTTAATGTCCCAAATGGTCTCTATGTAGCATCTATTGTTATTGGGTTCTGCTTTGGTGCAAATTGGCCAATACTTTTCTCAATAATTTCTGAACTTTTTGGACTTAAATATTACTCAACATTGTATAATGTTGGGTCAATAGCAAGTCCAATTGGGTCATATTTGCTTAGTGTGAGGGTTGCTGGGCAATTCTATGACAAAGAAGGTCTAAGGCAAATGGCAGCAATGGGACTAAAGAGAAATCCAAATGAAGAGTTGAATTGCAATGGTGCTGAATGTTACAAGTTAGCATTCATTATAATCACTGCTGTGTGTTTATTTGGAGCACTTGTGTCACTGATTTTGGTGTATAGGACTAGGGAGTTATACAAAGGTGACTTATACAAGAAGTTTAGAGAAGACTCATCTACTATCAATACTGCTGAAACTGAAATGCCCATGTCTCAAAACAAGATTGTTGTAGAACCTGCTGCAAATTGA
- the LOC130983152 gene encoding SPX domain-containing membrane protein At4g22990-like isoform X2 has translation MGVAWLIYLIWLWVTFKEPSHEPVENENHANNHQPNDEVNDALEQGLKQPLLITSDDKGYEAADQDYDDSEEASQESCLPATSIWSAYRLLMPSVKICAQLTVSRRVQLLIYFMLKYVMDILLWESSVITTYYFNWSTSRVALFLACLGLTVLPVNVVGSYISNMFEDRCQLVTAFASYVL, from the exons ATGGGTGTTGCTTGGCTGATATATCTTATTTGGTTGTGGGTCACTTTCAAGGAACCTTCTCATGAACCTGTAGAGAATGAGAATCATGCGAATAATCATCAACCAAATGATG AAGTGAACGATGCACTAGAACAAGGCCTAAAACAGCCATTGCTGATTACTTCGGATGATAAGGGATATGAAGCTGCCGATCAAGATTATGATGATAGTGAAGAAGCTTCACAAGAATCTTGTCTACCAGCGACTTCAATTTGGTCTGCATACAGACTCCTTATGCCATCTGTAAAGATTTGTGCACAACTCACTGTCTCCCGCAGA GTTCAGTTATTGATATATTTTATGCTCAAATATGTAATGGACATTTTACTATGGGAATCTAGTGTCATCACAACATACTACTTTAACTGGTCAACAAGCAGAGTTGCACTTTTTCTCGCTTGCCTCGGATTGACTGTTCTTCCTGTAAACGTTGTTGGAAGCTATATAAGCAACATGTTTGAGGACAG GTGTCAACTTGTCACTGCTTTCGCGAGTTATGTCCTCTAG
- the LOC130983152 gene encoding SPX domain-containing membrane protein At4g22990-like isoform X1 encodes MGVAWLIYLIWLWVTFKEPSHEPVENENHANNHQPNDEVNDALEQGLKQPLLITSDDKGYEAADQDYDDSEEASQESCLPATSIWSAYRLLMPSVKICAQLTVSRRVQLLIYFMLKYVMDILLWESSVITTYYFNWSTSRVALFLACLGLTVLPVNVVGSYISNMFEDRQILLVLEIMVCIGVLLSFHLIIPYSVTQYKCSGLLLFCFGRSA; translated from the exons ATGGGTGTTGCTTGGCTGATATATCTTATTTGGTTGTGGGTCACTTTCAAGGAACCTTCTCATGAACCTGTAGAGAATGAGAATCATGCGAATAATCATCAACCAAATGATG AAGTGAACGATGCACTAGAACAAGGCCTAAAACAGCCATTGCTGATTACTTCGGATGATAAGGGATATGAAGCTGCCGATCAAGATTATGATGATAGTGAAGAAGCTTCACAAGAATCTTGTCTACCAGCGACTTCAATTTGGTCTGCATACAGACTCCTTATGCCATCTGTAAAGATTTGTGCACAACTCACTGTCTCCCGCAGA GTTCAGTTATTGATATATTTTATGCTCAAATATGTAATGGACATTTTACTATGGGAATCTAGTGTCATCACAACATACTACTTTAACTGGTCAACAAGCAGAGTTGCACTTTTTCTCGCTTGCCTCGGATTGACTGTTCTTCCTGTAAACGTTGTTGGAAGCTATATAAGCAACATGTTTGAGGACAG GCAAATTCTATTAGTATTGGAAATTATGGTTTGTATCGGTGTCCTCCTTAGCTTCCATTTGATTATTCCATACTCCGTAACACAATACAAATGTTCGGGCCtccttttgttttgttttggcAGAAGTGCTTGA
- the LOC130983152 gene encoding SPX domain-containing membrane protein At4g22990-like isoform X3 — translation MNEKVNDALEQGLKQPLLITSDDKGYEAADQDYDDSEEASQESCLPATSIWSAYRLLMPSVKICAQLTVSRRVQLLIYFMLKYVMDILLWESSVITTYYFNWSTSRVALFLACLGLTVLPVNVVGSYISNMFEDRQILLVLEIMVCIGVLLSFHLIIPYSVTQYKCSGLLLFCFGRSA, via the exons ATGAATGAAA AAGTGAACGATGCACTAGAACAAGGCCTAAAACAGCCATTGCTGATTACTTCGGATGATAAGGGATATGAAGCTGCCGATCAAGATTATGATGATAGTGAAGAAGCTTCACAAGAATCTTGTCTACCAGCGACTTCAATTTGGTCTGCATACAGACTCCTTATGCCATCTGTAAAGATTTGTGCACAACTCACTGTCTCCCGCAGA GTTCAGTTATTGATATATTTTATGCTCAAATATGTAATGGACATTTTACTATGGGAATCTAGTGTCATCACAACATACTACTTTAACTGGTCAACAAGCAGAGTTGCACTTTTTCTCGCTTGCCTCGGATTGACTGTTCTTCCTGTAAACGTTGTTGGAAGCTATATAAGCAACATGTTTGAGGACAG GCAAATTCTATTAGTATTGGAAATTATGGTTTGTATCGGTGTCCTCCTTAGCTTCCATTTGATTATTCCATACTCCGTAACACAATACAAATGTTCGGGCCtccttttgttttgttttggcAGAAGTGCTTGA